Sequence from the Maniola jurtina chromosome 18, ilManJurt1.1, whole genome shotgun sequence genome:
ACATTTCCTGTGACTCAATGTAGTAGGTGCTGGCAATTCGGGCATATTTTTCGGTCTTGCCCTATGAAGAAGATTACCTGCCCAAAATGTGGGAGTAATCACGAGAATTGTGAGATAGTCAATTTTAAGTGCGTGAACTGCAAAGGCAAGCACATGGCAATGTATAAAGAATGTCCAGCTTATCTGAAGGAAAAAGAAGTTAGAGAGATTATGACCGAGAAGAACTGTACTTATCGAAGtgccttaaaaatattttcggaGAAGATGGAATCTCAACATATTTATTCTGAATCGGAGGATGAAAATGACGACATGCAGAAGCAAAACAAGACGCAGACGCAAAATTATAGGTCTTACAGAGATGTCGTAGTGCAAGCTGAGGTTCATACAAATATGTCTACAGGAGAAGACGAGGATCTAAGAAATAACCAGCATTCTGAGCCTGAGATAAGAAGAGTAAAACCGAGACAAGACAAACAAAAGACAACAAAGAGGAAAGAAGAACAGTCACATCAGCAACAGTCGAGTGCGTTTGAACAGTCATTCCGGAGAAACGCAGAACAGAGGGAAGAAGAACAGACAGAAGGACACGAGAAGAAGGGATATGAAAAAAGTTTTGGTAAACGTTTAATGGacatttttaaaagtatttcaaaCGTTTTCAAGTCGACAAATAGTTGGGAAATTAAATTAGAGTTAATAGGCAATGTGTTAGTTAAAGAAATTTGGCAATTCATAGTTAATTTTGTACAAAGTGGCGCTGTCTGTAAAAAAGTAATATCTTCGATATTTAATGGCTAGCTATTCTCAAGGTCAAAAAGATTTTGTACTAAATTTGTTGCAGTGGAATGCGCAAAGCATTAAAAATAAGCGTACCGAGTTTGAGTTGTTGCTATCGCAAGAAAAAATTCATATTGCCTTAGTCTGTGAGACTTGGTTGGAATCAGAGtctcattttaatattagtggatataatatatttagaaagGATAGGGAGGATTCATATGGAGGTATTGCTTTTATTATTCACAAGTCAATCAAAACTCAGGAATGCCCTTTAAACATTAATAATGCCGGTATAGAAACAAAATGCATAAAGTTATTAAATTGTCAGGATATTAAGaatctaattttaatttattgtccTTCATCGATCAGCACATCACCATCTGATTGGGaagatattttttctttttttcctaaTAATTGTATAATAGCAGGGGATTTTAATGCACACCATACGAATTGGTCTTATAAAACTGATACAAGGGGCAGAAATATCTATGATGCAGCATTAGAGGCTGGCTATATATCTCTTAATAATGGTGATCACACTAGAATTaaatatgttaataataatgtccAAAAAACATCCCCTGACATAACATTTGTATCAAGTGATATTGCATTAGGCTTTGAATGGAAAGTTTTAAATGAAAGTTTGGGAAGCGatcatctttttattaaaattaagtttaagtATAAGGATATAGTCATTATGACACAAAAACGGAACTTTAAACAAGCTGATTGGGATtcgtatacaaaatatttagaatatcaTTTCACTTCCAGCAATTCACACTCTGATATTCAGTTATTATATGACAACTTTATCAATCAGTTAAATAATGCAGCTAATAGGTTCATTCCTATGGTAAAAACTTGCGAGAATCCAAAGCAAGGCTTCCAGCCTAAGGCATACTGGAACCAagatttgtcaaaattggtagCTAAGCGTAGATTGGCTCTGAAGCAGTTTCGTAAAAATCCAACACCTGATAATTTGACAAATCTTGAAGAAAAAATAATGAGTGCTAAAATtgcgattaaaaaagaaaaaacagcaGATTGGCAAAATTATTGTGATAGTGTTAATGCAAAAACAACAATCTCTGACATGTGGCAGCGTCTACGTTGGACAAAAGGTTTCCGATCACCAAGGTGTTACGTATCCCAGGATCAAAAAGTTGAGCTTTTATGTAGTCTCGCCCCTGATTATGTAGTTACAAAAGCGCCCgaatatttttcttcaaatgTATCGTTAGAAAGTCCATTTTCTTTGCAAGAGCTATATAGTTGCATAAAGGCAAAAGATACAGCACCTGGTAATGATGGAATCACGTATTCTATGATATATCACTTGCCAATGGCTGGAAAGCTCTATCTGCTAGATTTGTACAACTGTATAGTAAACACAGGCAATATACCGATACAATGGCGTGATATTCTGGTGGTTCCAATACCAAAACCAAATTCGAATAATACAactggtaataataataaaaagcttaGACCTATATCCTTGATATCATGTATTTGCAAGATTTTACATTCGATGATTACTAGACGGATTGAATGGTATATGgaaaaaaataatctgttttcTCCATTTACCTTAGGGTTTAGAAGAGGACATTCATGTCACGATTGTCTAGCAAAATTAATAACTCATATTCAaataggtttttctaaaaacctTCAAACAGTAGCTTGCTTTTTGGATATTGATGGAGCCTATAATAACGTATTGATAGAAAAACTGACTGTGACTTTAGACGAATTTGGCTTTGGTAATAAACTATGTCAATATATATGGAATTATTTGAGTGAAAGGCACCTCAAAATTCAGGATAGTGTAGATAAGAGGACCTATTTTTCCCGATCTGCGTATAAAGGTTTAGCTCAAGGTGACCCAATGTCACCGATACTATTTAATATTGTAACAGCTAAAATTTTTCATAGAGTAGTTAATGTTTCATTATGTCAATATGCGGAtgactttgttttatttagtaCAAATAAAGACATATTTGAAAGTGTTAGCAAGTTACAGGGagcattaattatatttaatgagTTGTTAAATGATATGGGATTGGAGCTATctgttaaaaaatcaaaattttgtatatttagtaGGGGTCATAGAAGACAACGAGTAGAATTAAAAGTGGACACTTTTTCTTTAGAGTTGGTAgaagtttataaatatttaggtttatGGTTAGACAAATCCTTACGTTGGGGTAAGCACATCGGCGAGACGGTCATAAAAGtgcaaaaatgttttaatttgctTAATGTTTTGGCTGGATCATCCTGGGGCGTTCACACTAAACATTTGCGTCAAATTTATTTAGCTTTGATACGAAGTCGTATAGATTATGGATCCTTCATATATGACAATGCCGCAAAAtgtcatttaattaaattagataGGTTACAAAATCAGGCTTTGAGAATAACAGGGGGCTTTATAAAGACTACTCCAATTCACGTTATGGAGAGTGAGCTTTGTAttccaccgttaaagcaacgGAGGAGGTATTTAGCcattaaatattgtttaaaagcGTTATCGTGGAAAGACAACGACACTATCAAAGAAATTCAAGCTCTTAGTGGTCTCTGTAGAAGTAATCATTATTGGACGAATAAAAAAGTTCCTTTGCTTGTGTCCGTATATGATGAAGTAAAACTAGAACCTATTTCTTCTTCAGTATGTCTTGAAATGTTTACATTAAGGACTTGGGTTACTAATATTAATGTTCACGATATTGTTAAATGTAATTTAGAAAGTGTCAGCAAGTCCAAAAAGTCATatgaagtaaataatttaaaatatgatgTTATTAAAGAGCTTAGGGACAAGTATGCGGGTTGGTTTGTTATTTATACTGATGGATCAAAAACTGACGAGGGCCGAGGTGCTAGTTTTTTTGTTGCTACAAAAAGGGATAGTAACTTGTTGGGTAATGATTGTTTACGGATAGATGGAGAGATCTGTATTATGACGGTTGAGCTCATTGCAATCTCGGAGGCACTGTCGTATGTAAAGACAACTAATCAAAAAAAGGTTCTCATTTGTACCGATAGCAAAAGCGCACTAGAGCATATAGCTCGATCCGCCTCTGGTATCAGAGGTGTTTCGGTAGCTTATGCAGTGCTATCTTCTATAGATGAGTTGAGTAATTTGGGCGTGGATTTGAGGTTGCAATGGGTTCCATCGCATATTGGACTGTCAGGTAATGAGGAGGCTGACTCTTTGGCAAAATGTGGATGTAAAGAAGGTAGATTAATTAAAGTTGAGGGCGACTATTCTGAATCATTaccaaaatatagaaaattatGTTACAGAGATTGGAAAGAATACTTCGACAAAATGTCATTAGAAAAAGGAATATGGTATCGAACGTTGCAGAGTGAGCCTCCTCATATACCTTGGAGCAGCTGTACACGAATGAAAAGGAAATATGTAGTGTTGGCCCACAGGCTTAGATCAGGGCACATTCCAGGCAACAAATTCGGATTTCTTATGGGAAAAACATCTTCTCCAAATTGTGACTCCTGTGGAGTCATAGATGATGTATATCATTGGTTGGTGGAATGTGTCCGATTCCAATCAGGAAGAGACCGTCTGGTTGAATTATTAAACTTGAAGAGATTGCAAGTTGGTGTCTTTAATAGCTTATTAGCTAATCCAAATTCTGACGGAGCTTGCAATCTCTTTAGATGGTTTATGATAGGATAGGTTTGTAGGATAAGATGGAATTGTATATATAGATAGAATTGTAGGATAAGATAGGGTACAATTAGGCTGAcatgcataaatgtaaaagcctataaataaaggattaaaaaaaaaaaaaaaaaaaaaaactagtagtTCAATGAAAATAACGGATCGACATAGAAGaagatacatttatttataactttattatagtttttgaacTTTACCTATTGAGTTAACTATGCAAGGTCAAACTGCTAAGCTCCGTGGCTTTTAAGCTAATCCCGGATTAGAGTTCTTCACTAACCATTCGCCCGATAAATATCCGGGCATTATTTAATATTCAAACCCGGCCGTTAATGAGGGTTTACTTCCACGGGCTATTTAATTACCGATAGAACTAGGCGTTAGGTATCTATCTACTACatttttaactagaggatgcccgcgacttcgtccgcgtggatttagggtttttagatccagtgggaactgtttgatttaccgggataaaaaggtgcctatgtcaattgcagggacgcaagctacctcggtatcaaacatacaaattggttaagcggatgaatctgtaggaatcccgtggaaactctttgattttccgggataaaaattaggctatgtctgtccccgggatataagctaaccctttaccaaatttcgtcagaatcggttgcactgttgggccgtgaaaaggtagtagacagacagacaggcagatagacagacagacagacaggcagacacactttcgcatttataatattagtatggatagtatgggatgattagattacaacatggggttattcaaggggcggaccaacaaattcgtAAAAGGCTGGCGACTCATTGGCGGTTCTtttggtactgcaaatgttcatgggtggcggtaatcacttaacctcaggtgacccgcctgctcgtttgctcgctatttttataaaaaaaaatgataagtaAGCTCTggactgcgatttcacctgcAGGTGTtatgatgtcgtctgtccacctagtgggggtacACTACAacttccggtgcgaggtcgccattccagcaacTTTGGACCCCAAAgtcttctcgtccaaaattcttGGGTTCTTAAAGTGTAATCATGGATCCAAGACATGATCGCTACGAGTATAACAGGCCTCATACGAAAGCTATCTTTGAAGTCCCTCTACATTATCAAAACAGAATGAGAAGGTCCGTAAAAGAATAGAGAAACTTGAAGTGGTACCTAATGGACAGTACACACCACACATAGgtcaaaaaaccgatagacgtatTACAAATAGAGCTATAAAACCTCAGCTAATCGTTTCGACGCTCTGGATCCCAGGCTAGCTTTAATTGCTTGGTCTGAGAAATCTTACAATGGACCTGCCCTGATTGGCCCAATGAAGACCAACAAACAATCAGGAGTACCTCTACCGGGAACAAAAGACCCGACTTGGGTGATATGGGAGCGATTTATTCGCACAATACGACGACTTTTAGCATGAACTGCAGGCTTAGTGAGAGCTTTTACACATCACTGACGTTGATCGAATCAAAACCGGCCGAACTTGTCGACACCTGGCACACGGCTGAGTTGTTATGGGCTCTCTTCAGAGACCAGAGTGTGTTTGGAATCCTCATAGCTTCAGTTTTGAGTTTACGTAGTTAACTGTCACTTGTCACCATTActgttcccactggatttcaaCATGATATTATTCAAGGGGCGcgcaacaaattcctgaaacaaaaaaaaaaaattattaaaacccataaaattatattgttggATATCAAAAATAATTACTGGTAGTCGAAAAGTGTACAAAGGtgcctattttgaataaaatgctTTGAAATGCAAAAACATCAGAGTATGGAACCCGCGGGCTAAAAAATAAATGCCTCTCTTTTTCTTGCTTTACTATgaattctttcaaaaaaaaataagagcTACGCAGTCCTCCacaatttcgttcaaaatctaCAGCCATTGCTCCAATAGAAAAATTGCATACACTTAGAAAAGTTGATTTAAATAAGATTCTTTCTATTACTATTTCTATAATGAGAACTGGTCGTAAATATAAAGGCTATAGGTATGTTTCACTTTAACGTTATAGTGTTTCGACACAGGTTTCGAATACCAAAATCTATTAATAGTTTTCGAGAGTTGCACATTCGTACTAAGCCCTCTAGGTTAGTTATGTGTGCGTGGGAGATACACGCTATTGTCAGATGGTTTCTGTGAGCCGAAGTAGTTGCTCATTATTCCTTGAGAGATTATCATTTAGGCCTTACGGCGATGTGGAGTACACGTACCTAATTACTGTACTTACATGATTTTTGGGTTTCGTTCCAACTTAGAATTTACTTAAATGGGACTGGGCAGGTCATACGTGCTataatgcatctaccactggttcaaaaTGAGAACCAACAAGAAAGGCGATGGCTCTTTTGAAAGACtagatttacaataatataatgccTTGTAACTTATAAGTAATTGCAGTTTAACTATACAGTTAAGTGGCCCAAAGAAGGccactttttttatatttaaactagctgatgcccgcgacttcgttcgcgtagatataggtttttgaaaggCCGTGGGAACACtctgatttaccgggataaaaagtaacttatgtgttaatctagggtaagtaggtataataatctatcttcttttcaaatttcagttaaatacgtccagtagtttttgcgtgaaagagttacgaacatacacacaaactttcacctttataacaaactttcaccttttataatattatagtgtgaagtgtgaagtaaGGAACGCGCTACGGTTAATTCTCTTAACATACGTTTGGAATTTCCTAAAAGCTCTTACAAGTTGAGATCGCTAGTTCATCAGAAACTAGATTGGACTCTCCAAGCCGCATCCACCCGATCTCGAACTAAGTGTCGCAATCTACTTCAAGCAATCAGTTGCTTTGTAATATATCACCGCACAATGCAGCAGCGAGACAATTTGGCAGCCCAGTTGATACAGCACTTTGTCATTACACGTCTTGTGTCTTGTCACGTCCGTTCGCTGCTCGTATTGTGCGGAGGCTTTGTCAGATAATTTGATCATGCTAATGTTATTGGATGTGAGAAATTGTATCGACGTTATGACAATGTGATAGTCTCAACGTGTACCTAGTTTTACAATAAACAAGATATGGGGCATCATGGgtactttaaaattattttcatttggtaatttcattttttattcagattgatttcacaggtgatttgcaattttcgcacttacaactacattaattaaaaaaaaactagaaacgaaGGGATGAGAGTGTTCTGGCTCGCACGCTCTTTAGCATCGTTGCTCGGGTTGATGACCATGAAATTTATGAATGAAGTGGCCTATGGTTGAAATGGCATCCACTCGATCTCGAACTAAGTGTCGCAATCTACTTCAAGCAATCAGTTGCTTTGTAATATATCACCGCACAATGCAGCAGCGAGACAATTTGGCAGCCCAGTTGATACAGCACTTTGTCATTACACGTCTTGTGTCTTGTCACGTCCGTTCGCTGCTCGTATTGTGCGGAGGCGTTGTCTGATAATGTGATCATGCTAATGTTACTGGATGTGAGAAATTGTATCGACGTTATGACAATGTGATAGTCACAATGTGTACCTAGTGGTTACAATAAACAAGATATGGGGCATTATTGgtactttaaaattattttaatttggtaatttcattttttattcagattttgCAGGTGATTTACAATGTTCGTACTTACaactacataataaaatatactagaCGTTTTTCTATTTCTAATACGCAGGGCTGAgagtgttctcgctcgcacACTCTTTAGCATCTTAGCTTTGATAAGGTGGCCTGTGGTCGAAGTGGTATCCACTCGATCTCAAACTAAATGTCGCAATCTACTTCAAGCAATCAGTTGCTTTGTAATAATATATCACCGCCTATGATCACCGCACAATGCAGCAGCCAGACAATTTGGCAGCCCAGTTGATACAGCACTTTGTACACGTCTTGTGTCTTGTCACGTCCGTCGCTGCTCGTATTGTGCGGAGGCTTTGTCTGATAATAATTTGATCATGCTAATATTATTGGATGTGAGAAACTGTATCGACGTTATGACAATGAGATAGTTACAACGTGTAGTGTTTCAATGCCTGTACTTACAATATCAatttgtaagtaggtaactactacCGTCAACAGTTTCAGTTCATAACTCAGGTTCATAACCTTGTTGGACTTGGAGTTCGAAAGTGTGTcggcctgtctgtctgctagcctttcacgacccaaaagtttaaccgattttgataaaaggtacagaattagcttacatcccgtgaAAGGAcataatatgctactttttatcctggaaaattaaagagttcccacggtaaaCTTAGAGACCCATCTATTTTACCGATTTATAAGGGTACAGTGATAGCTTGAATCACGGAAATTGCATAGGCAACTTGTTATCCCGGGAATtgaaagatttcccacgggatttttaaaaacataaatccgtAAAGTAACGAGTATTTATACGTCCATGGCTGTAACCTGCATCATCTTGGTTGTGGAGTTGGGACTTGAAGTTCAATCATGAAGTCGTTGCTAGGTATCTACAATATCAATTCACCAGCAATACTTGCTGCGTCAGGTTAAATTGGATCCAGAAATATCAATATCTATAATATTGATAACATAAGTGTATACTTAGTTATGCATATTGTTTCGTACATAAGAgtcatacctaggtactagaaCCGTTCTGAAAGAATGTAAACTtcgatattgaatttttttttaattaaaatcgtttcatcaCCCTTTGAGATAATCGCAAACATACATACCTGCAGGTCGAATACACAGTAAAAAGTATAATCTCGATATAAATGGTTTGATAtcaaaaatgaatatttttaccAAATCCAATCCCGATTCAGGCAAATTCTAAAATTGCTACATAAATTCAGTATTAACCTGTTAACGGCCGTAACGTTATAAATATTCGCTACTTTGTTCCCTTTATACTCGGTATTTGTGTACCGATAAATTAATTACCGGTACCCGAACCCGGGGGACTACGATTGATTATAATTAGTTTATTGGTCGCAAACATTTGACCGaaatataaacaatattattagtTTCATAGCTAAAACTTATGTGCCGGTAAAGTgggcttaaataataataagtgaaCCTGGTAGTATCCTATTCTAACCTTGTTCACCGAGTCAAGCTACTCGTAACATAGGACGTTCTCTCTTGCACAATTGTATGGAAGTGAAAAGGACGAACTATGATTGTGATTGGTATGTCAATTATTCCCAAAAAATGATAGCCATTTTTTACTGTATTATTTTTGGGAATATAGTCATATAggtatcattattttaatattaatttagtaaCTTTAGAAAAGGAGCTTCAAAATttcagtaagtatttttttgcataatcataaacatcaaaatttaaaatagtaagtacgaataagtaatttttttggtTACGCCTTGTATTTTGTAATCGGTGATCTATTTTGGCGGATTTGATTTCAGAAAACTGGAAAAGGAAAAGCTGTTTCCCAAATTAGTCGAGAACACGAGagcgtaataaaaaataaaaataccgaaAATCCCATTTATTTTGGTGATAAAGTCggccatatttttatttcatttatgagTATGACCCAAATATTCATTTTTGAGCTGCAGCGACTGAAACTTTGTTGGGAACAGTTCGGCGTAAAAAACGGCAACAGCATGCGCCCATGTTAGATGTTTTCGGGCAACAAACAAAAATGAACATGTATAACATATTATACTTCCGAAATTGGTGTTACGAATGCTGTATTGAAAAATATGTTAGTTATGACCAAAGTTTGGAACGAGTTTTTTTACgggattttgttttaaaaaaggTGTTACTGCATCAGTTGCAGAATGAAAACTTTTTATAAACCTCAAAGTCAAAATAAcaaatcaaagtaggtatgtgtGACTGGAACTTTAATTTGAGGgagttaggtataatatgacTATACAATTAATGGACCagttttcaatcgtcaaattaTCTGAGGAATTAACAAATTAACACGGAgagtaatttttgtttatttaggtgatcatcatcatggtcacagttcaaccaatcgccggctcactactgagcacgggtccccTTTCAGAATGTAAAGGACATAGTCTACCACAATGGCCAAGTGAGGATCGacagacttcaaacacctttgataacattatacagaactctcaggcatgcaggtttctttacgatgttttccttcaccattgaagcaagtgataattgccccgaaaagttagagggacCGATTCCTCGACGTTTTTGACAACTAGGCCATCtccactttttttaattttttttttatgtttattagtcCATTAGATCCACGTAACTCGGAAGCCTATctttaaaactttaattaaacTTCAATACTGCTTGACCTTTTGAATATCCAGAGTCAACATCTTCCTTGAGAGCTAAACGGTCGAGGTAGTGCTCAGGCGACACTACGGAATTAATCTCGGATAGACGCGAGATGCAATTAGGAAACACAGAGGCGCATTAACGCTGGCTTGCAGATATCTTACACTGCTGCCCATAAAAAGTGCACACGCAACTATCTCAAAATAATAGGAAGAGctaatccatattccatactagcTGATTCTCgtggcttcgtccgcgtggatttaggtctttcaaaatcccgtggggactctttgattttccgggacaaaatgtaGCTTTAATCCATtgtcgggatgtaagctatcctTCTACCTACCTTTCATTCAAATATCTAGCATataatacaattattaaaatattattgaaatttatattctgtaatataattactaagttaattattatattaacaataaaaaggaaaataaaataattatatttacttcACATCAATA
This genomic interval carries:
- the LOC123874171 gene encoding uncharacterized protein LOC123874171 — protein: MSPILFNIVTAKIFHRVVNVSLCQYADDFVLFSTNKDIFESVSKLQGALIIFNELLNDMGLELSVKKSKFCIFSRGHRRQRVELKVDTFSLELVEVYKYLGLWLDKSLRWGKHIGETVIKVQKCFNLLNVLAGSSWGVHTKHLRQIYLALIRSRIDYGSFIYDNAAKCHLIKLDRLQNQALRITGGFIKTTPIHVMESELCIPPLKQRRRDWKEYFDKMSLEKGIWYRTLQSEPPHIPWSSCTRMKRKYVVLAHRLRSGHIPGNKFGFLMGKTSSPNCDSCGVIDDVYHWLVECVRFQSGRDRLVELLNLKRLQVGVFNSLLANPNSDGACNLFRWFMIG